A genomic region of Pseudomonas sp. RSB 5.4 contains the following coding sequences:
- a CDS encoding protease inhibitor I42 family protein has protein sequence MSPTRLFVPLALSLLAACATQPKQNVTVEKQSECPVRLTNGQNLIVMLPSNPTTGYRWAIQDSAGGVLHALSPEVYSSPKDSGMVGAGGFSTWRFQAFATGTGRLRLTSQQPWEPEVTPVETFDCAISVN, from the coding sequence ATGTCCCCCACTCGCCTGTTCGTCCCCCTCGCCCTTTCCCTGCTGGCCGCCTGCGCCACGCAGCCGAAACAGAATGTGACCGTGGAAAAACAGAGCGAATGCCCCGTGCGGCTGACCAACGGACAAAACCTGATCGTGATGCTGCCAAGCAATCCGACCACGGGTTATCGCTGGGCGATTCAGGATTCGGCGGGCGGTGTGCTCCATGCCCTCAGCCCCGAGGTTTACAGCAGCCCGAAAGATTCCGGCATGGTCGGCGCGGGCGGTTTTTCCACCTGGCGCTTCCAGGCCTTTGCCACCGGCACCGGCCGCCTGCGCCTGACCTCGCAGCAACCTTGGGAGCCCGAAGTAACACCAGTTGAAACCTTCGACTGCGCCATCTCGGTGAACTGA
- a CDS encoding lysoplasmalogenase has translation MGWLILALMGAVTFLYGVSTHAALLCLLVKPLPVLALLGWLHDAPPSDYRRWISLGLIFSLLGDVLLAWPGDLFVFGLGAFLVAHLAYLKAYLSDCKRLALLPLVLALGVGAVLLGLLISSGLGPLLVPVVVYGTAISAMLWRALARLGTDVPKRSALLAAAGAVAFVFSDSVIGIDRFVSPFHAAPYVIILSYWLGQWGIAASAFSPAKR, from the coding sequence GTGGGCTGGCTGATTCTGGCGTTGATGGGCGCGGTGACCTTTCTCTACGGCGTGAGCACCCATGCGGCGCTGTTGTGCCTGTTGGTCAAACCGTTGCCGGTGCTGGCCCTGCTCGGCTGGCTACACGATGCGCCACCCAGCGACTATCGGCGCTGGATCAGTCTGGGGCTGATTTTCTCGTTGCTCGGTGACGTGTTGCTGGCGTGGCCGGGGGATTTGTTCGTGTTTGGCCTGGGTGCGTTTCTGGTTGCGCACCTGGCGTACCTCAAGGCTTACCTCAGCGATTGCAAGCGTCTGGCGCTCTTGCCGCTGGTGCTCGCGCTCGGCGTGGGCGCGGTGCTGCTGGGGCTGCTGATTTCCAGCGGTCTTGGGCCATTGCTGGTGCCGGTGGTCGTCTACGGCACCGCGATCAGCGCCATGCTCTGGCGCGCCCTCGCCCGCCTCGGCACCGACGTGCCCAAGCGTTCGGCGCTCTTGGCGGCGGCGGGTGCGGTGGCGTTCGTATTCTCCGACAGTGTGATCGGCATTGATCGCTTCGTATCGCCATTCCACGCGGCCCCATACGTCATCATCCTCAGCTACTGGCTGGGCCAGTGGGGGATTGCCGCTTCGGCGTTTTCCCCCGCCAAACGATGA
- the cmoA gene encoding carboxy-S-adenosyl-L-methionine synthase CmoA: MPAFSTDTAGTAVSKEPDRIFAQPMAQVPDFAFNEDVVRVFPDMIKRSVPGYPTIVENLGVLAAQFAQPNSVLYDLGSSLGAVTQALRRHVRTDGCRVIAVDNSAAMVERCREYLNGQDSMFQELLPVEVIEGDILALEFKPASVVALNFTLQFIAPEQRTALLSRIRQSLLPGGALILSEKLRFNDAQEHALLTDLHVAFKRANGYSELEIAQKRSAIENVMKPDSLEEHRERLLAAGFSKVVPWFQCLNFASLIALP, translated from the coding sequence ATGCCGGCCTTTTCCACCGACACCGCCGGAACCGCCGTGAGCAAAGAACCCGATCGCATTTTCGCCCAGCCGATGGCCCAGGTGCCTGACTTCGCCTTCAACGAGGACGTGGTGCGGGTGTTCCCGGACATGATCAAGCGCTCGGTGCCGGGTTACCCGACCATCGTCGAAAACCTCGGCGTGCTCGCCGCGCAGTTCGCCCAACCAAACAGTGTCCTTTACGATCTCGGCTCATCGCTCGGCGCGGTGACTCAGGCCCTGCGCCGTCACGTGCGCACCGACGGTTGCCGGGTGATCGCGGTGGATAACTCGGCGGCGATGGTCGAACGCTGCCGTGAATACCTCAACGGTCAGGATTCGATGTTCCAGGAGTTGCTGCCGGTCGAAGTGATCGAAGGCGACATTCTCGCGCTCGAATTCAAACCGGCCTCGGTGGTGGCGCTGAACTTCACCCTGCAATTCATCGCCCCGGAACAGCGCACCGCGTTGCTCTCGCGTATCCGTCAATCGCTGCTGCCCGGCGGCGCGCTGATTCTGTCGGAGAAGCTGCGCTTCAACGATGCGCAAGAGCACGCGCTGCTCACCGATCTGCACGTCGCGTTCAAACGCGCCAACGGCTACAGCGAACTGGAAATTGCCCAGAAGCGCAGCGCCATCGAAAACGTCATGAAGCCCGACAGCCTCGAAGAACACCGCGAACGCCTGCTGGCCGCCGGGTTCTCGAAAGTCGTGCCGTGGTTCCAGTGTCTTAACTTTGCCTCGTTGATTGCCTTGCCATGA
- the cmoB gene encoding tRNA 5-methoxyuridine(34)/uridine 5-oxyacetic acid(34) synthase CmoB yields MIDLSPLARRLAGTPLADWANTLQGQLDKKMEKGHGDLERWQSALDALPKIQPSEVDLLNGLKLDTDCDDETRAQMRTALMGLSPWRKGPFDLFGVHVDTEWRSDWKWSRVAPHLDLKGKRILDVGCGNGYYMWRMLGAGADSVIGVDPNWLFFCQFQAVQRYLSEPNAWHLPFPFEDLPPNLEGFDTVFSMGVFYHRRSPIEHLLALKDCLVKGGELVLETLVVEGDKHQVLVPEDRYAQMRNVWFLPSVPALELWLRRAGFTDIRCVDVSMTTVDEQRGTEWMKYQSLSDFLDPEDHSKTIEGLPAPMRAVIVAKK; encoded by the coding sequence ATGATTGATCTGTCCCCCCTCGCCCGCCGTCTGGCCGGCACGCCGCTGGCCGACTGGGCCAACACCCTGCAAGGGCAACTCGACAAGAAAATGGAGAAAGGCCACGGCGATCTGGAGCGCTGGCAGAGTGCGCTGGACGCGTTGCCGAAGATCCAGCCGAGCGAAGTCGATCTGCTCAACGGCCTGAAACTCGACACCGATTGCGACGATGAAACCCGTGCACAAATGCGCACCGCACTGATGGGCCTGTCGCCGTGGCGCAAGGGGCCGTTCGACCTGTTCGGCGTGCACGTCGACACCGAATGGCGCTCGGACTGGAAGTGGTCGCGGGTCGCTCCGCATCTGGATCTGAAGGGCAAACGCATCCTCGATGTCGGTTGCGGCAACGGTTACTACATGTGGCGCATGCTCGGCGCCGGTGCCGACAGCGTGATCGGCGTCGATCCGAACTGGCTGTTCTTCTGCCAGTTCCAGGCCGTGCAGCGTTATCTGTCCGAGCCGAACGCGTGGCACTTGCCGTTCCCGTTCGAAGACCTGCCGCCGAACCTGGAAGGCTTCGATACGGTGTTCTCGATGGGCGTGTTCTACCACCGTCGTTCGCCGATCGAGCATTTGCTGGCGCTCAAGGATTGCCTGGTCAAGGGCGGCGAACTGGTGCTGGAAACCCTGGTGGTCGAAGGCGACAAGCATCAGGTGCTGGTGCCGGAAGATCGTTACGCGCAGATGCGCAACGTGTGGTTCCTGCCATCGGTGCCGGCGCTTGAGTTGTGGCTGCGCCGAGCAGGCTTCACCGATATTCGTTGTGTCGACGTCAGCATGACGACAGTCGATGAACAACGAGGCACCGAATGGATGAAGTATCAGTCGCTGAGTGACTTCCTTGATCCCGAGGACCACAGCAAGACCATCGAAGGGCTGCCGGCGCCGATGCGGGCGGTGATTGTCGCGAAGAAATAA
- the tadA gene encoding tRNA adenosine(34) deaminase TadA, producing the protein MRQIRPAAIIDRSRDRDFMREALELAAQGATLGEVPVGAVLVQNGEIIGRGYNCPITTSDPSAHAEMVAIRAAAQAINNYRLPGSTLYVTLEPCSMCAGLIVHSRIARVVYGALEPKAGIVQSQGQFFTQGFLNHRVLYEGGVLAEECGAVLTEFFRARRAKPSE; encoded by the coding sequence ATGCGTCAGATTCGCCCCGCCGCGATCATCGACCGCAGCCGTGACCGCGATTTCATGCGCGAAGCCCTGGAGCTTGCTGCCCAAGGCGCAACCCTCGGCGAAGTGCCGGTGGGCGCGGTGCTGGTGCAGAACGGCGAGATCATCGGGCGTGGCTACAACTGCCCGATCACCACCAGCGACCCGAGTGCCCACGCGGAAATGGTCGCGATCCGTGCCGCTGCCCAGGCCATCAACAACTATCGCCTGCCCGGCAGCACGCTGTACGTGACGCTGGAACCGTGCAGCATGTGCGCCGGGCTGATCGTGCATTCACGCATTGCGCGGGTGGTGTATGGCGCATTGGAGCCGAAGGCCGGGATTGTGCAGAGTCAGGGACAGTTTTTTACCCAGGGATTTTTGAATCACCGAGTGTTGTATGAGGGGGGAGTGCTGGCTGAGGAGTGTGGGGCGGTGCTGACCGAATTCTTCCGCGCCCGGCGTGCAAAGCCATCTGAATAA
- a CDS encoding multicopper oxidase family protein, with protein MSFTRRQILGGLAGLVVVGVGAGGASRYWLGKMADADAGHDYELIAAPLDVELVPGHKTEAWAFGPSAPGTELRVRQGEWLRVRFINHLPVATTIHWHGIRLPLEMDGVPYVSQLPVLPGEYFDYKFRVPDAGSYWYHPHVSSSEELGRGLVGPLIVEEREPTGFKYEKTLSLKNWHIDDEGHFVEFSVPREAARGGTAGRLSTINGLPSPVIELPAGQITRVRLLNLDNTLTYRINIPGVEAQIYALDGNPVEPRPLGKEYWLGPGMRICLAIKAPPAGEELSLRNGPVRLGTLRSVANNDAPTEWPKALPANPVAEPDLANAEKLNFNFEWVGSVSVNVDNGKPPSLWQINGKAWDITDKTCADRPIASLKLGQSYIFELKNMTQYQHPIHLHGMSFKVIASNRHKITPYFTDTYLLGKNERAQVALVADNPGVWMFHCHVIDHMETGLMAAIEVK; from the coding sequence ATGTCCTTTACCCGTCGCCAAATCCTCGGTGGCCTGGCCGGTCTTGTTGTCGTTGGTGTCGGAGCAGGAGGCGCGTCGCGCTACTGGCTGGGCAAGATGGCCGATGCTGACGCGGGCCACGACTACGAGCTGATTGCGGCGCCACTGGACGTTGAATTGGTGCCAGGGCACAAGACCGAGGCGTGGGCGTTCGGCCCGTCGGCGCCGGGCACTGAACTGCGCGTGCGTCAGGGCGAGTGGCTGCGGGTGCGTTTCATCAACCACCTGCCGGTGGCGACCACCATCCACTGGCACGGCATCCGTCTGCCGCTGGAGATGGACGGTGTGCCGTACGTCTCGCAATTGCCGGTGCTGCCCGGTGAATACTTCGATTACAAATTCCGCGTACCGGACGCCGGCAGCTACTGGTATCACCCGCACGTCAGCAGCAGCGAAGAGCTGGGGCGCGGACTGGTCGGGCCGCTGATCGTCGAAGAGCGCGAACCGACCGGATTCAAGTACGAAAAGACCCTGAGTCTAAAGAACTGGCACATCGACGATGAGGGTCATTTCGTCGAGTTCAGTGTTCCGCGCGAAGCGGCGCGTGGCGGTACGGCGGGGCGGCTGTCGACCATCAACGGCCTGCCATCGCCGGTGATCGAGTTGCCGGCGGGGCAGATCACCCGGGTGCGTTTGCTCAACCTCGACAACACCCTGACCTATCGCATCAACATCCCCGGCGTCGAAGCGCAGATTTATGCGCTGGACGGCAACCCGGTCGAGCCGCGGCCGCTGGGCAAGGAATACTGGCTCGGCCCGGGCATGCGTATTTGCCTGGCGATCAAGGCGCCGCCGGCCGGTGAAGAGTTGTCGCTGCGCAATGGCCCGGTGCGTCTGGGGACTTTGCGCTCGGTGGCCAATAACGATGCGCCGACCGAGTGGCCGAAAGCCTTGCCCGCCAACCCGGTGGCCGAGCCGGATCTGGCGAATGCCGAGAAACTCAACTTCAATTTCGAATGGGTCGGTTCGGTGTCGGTGAATGTCGACAACGGCAAACCGCCGAGCCTGTGGCAGATCAACGGCAAGGCCTGGGACATCACCGACAAGACCTGCGCCGATCGGCCGATTGCCAGCCTGAAGCTGGGCCAGAGCTACATCTTCGAACTGAAGAACATGACCCAGTATCAGCACCCGATTCACCTGCACGGCATGAGCTTCAAGGTGATTGCGTCGAACCGGCACAAGATTACTCCGTACTTCACCGACACTTATCTGCTGGGCAAGAACGAGCGTGCGCAAGTGGCGCTGGTGGCGGATAACCCGGGGGTGTGGATGTTCCATTGCCATGTGATCGACCACATGGAAACCGGCCTGATGGCCGCCATCGAGGTGAAGTGA
- a CDS encoding membrane-targeted effector domain-containing toxin, translating into MPSPMPNAADKAALKAIAATVIQTCPSLQDAARQVANDLQSKYQVHGLDPDQVYFHRFDASQSSSKAFTGWEHVHATPTSSMTLTQLVIQRFRVADQDNADLLDVYGGFYTAGPDARTFDERNEVRLHGNDVLKDFWSIDFSALYDDQLNAFWNTSGSDFRTLAKCNFLIKALQARDKRQLSDEDFLFVTQAIIGPLTWPVSLPILQTQHPCPDSVRTLDLTGYAAINILRFVAPQGRQILYLPGANDAFAVLETTTDLHFWILQRMNTPAARETFLAHFSLADRQQINANLGDLMNRLVATWGRYDHSMINQDNRAVSGDAFTWLSDSTRAAMFAEASLSLTSNGELRKKLWIGYLSAGVKVFGPMAVVGWPIALPVIGASIANMSLNIDQAVNGKTATERKAGIVGAVLSGIDMLFNLLALKGPGSLAEVGPEVDAAEAAEMADLTDKVGTPMGGPQPTIATPLIEDTPRPVIPPSWQANELLDGITPVSEPGKFQGIYLLDSNPSTAILMDDTAYYVRYEADINGSGHWAVIDPGNPHGFTRSIPVRLNPEGEWETMPRAGLSGGGKFSGLAGSSSRNPVAALPASQYDVPAPLKAHLEEGAAGLNDEALRDFYDSLNEFDAYRDFKVIRKRLYRDALDFYSTLRLPDRPPVPALAANATAEEIIEKILEHARGMVLGESHTAIGSKQWLIENMQLLASKQVKSLYMEHLLTDFHQAALDEFFRTGNMPQKLEAYLKALDVGNMTDPLERYTFLELVKEARKQGIHVQAIDCMASYRLNGMDLPLGNNTARQKMMNYFARLVIRADQSARGAHKWVALMGNSHSNTFDGVAGVSELEEAIGIRVEDVAEGTSRGIEVDPGRILPLGGTAHDRSALVRGDLRLQIETPWTAHTMTEFETLLPRYGMYSLKQQPNMTFIVHRSRTRELVRTIIETDGTRFYIERPGWPSVSGKRYPSMKALLQALDDMGMQLGGWSKPL; encoded by the coding sequence ATGCCAAGCCCGATGCCCAACGCCGCCGACAAGGCCGCGCTCAAGGCGATTGCCGCCACCGTCATCCAGACCTGCCCGAGCCTGCAGGATGCCGCTCGACAGGTCGCCAACGACTTGCAGAGCAAATACCAGGTTCACGGCCTCGACCCGGATCAAGTGTATTTCCACCGCTTCGACGCCTCGCAAAGCAGTTCGAAAGCCTTCACCGGCTGGGAGCATGTGCACGCCACGCCCACTTCAAGCATGACCCTGACCCAACTGGTGATTCAGCGCTTCCGCGTCGCCGATCAGGACAACGCCGACCTGCTCGATGTCTATGGCGGCTTCTACACTGCCGGTCCCGATGCCCGCACCTTCGATGAGCGCAATGAAGTGCGCCTGCACGGCAACGACGTACTCAAGGACTTCTGGAGCATCGATTTCAGCGCGCTGTACGACGATCAGCTGAACGCATTCTGGAACACCAGCGGCAGCGACTTTCGTACCCTGGCCAAGTGCAACTTCCTGATCAAAGCGCTGCAGGCGCGGGACAAACGTCAGCTGAGTGACGAGGATTTCCTGTTTGTCACGCAAGCGATAATCGGCCCGCTGACGTGGCCAGTCAGTCTGCCAATACTGCAGACCCAACACCCTTGCCCGGACAGCGTGCGCACGCTGGATCTGACCGGTTACGCCGCCATCAACATCCTGCGTTTCGTCGCCCCCCAAGGTCGGCAGATCCTGTACCTGCCCGGTGCAAACGATGCGTTTGCAGTACTGGAAACCACCACTGACCTGCACTTCTGGATCCTGCAGCGGATGAACACACCCGCCGCGCGCGAGACATTCCTTGCGCATTTCTCGCTGGCCGATCGGCAGCAGATCAACGCCAACCTTGGCGACCTGATGAATCGCCTGGTGGCCACGTGGGGCCGCTACGATCACTCGATGATCAATCAGGACAACCGCGCGGTCAGCGGCGACGCCTTCACCTGGCTGAGTGACTCGACCCGCGCGGCGATGTTTGCCGAGGCCAGCCTGTCCCTGACCTCCAACGGTGAGCTGCGCAAGAAGCTGTGGATCGGCTACCTCAGCGCCGGGGTCAAGGTGTTCGGGCCAATGGCCGTGGTCGGCTGGCCAATCGCATTGCCGGTGATCGGCGCCAGCATCGCCAACATGAGCCTGAACATCGATCAGGCGGTCAATGGCAAAACCGCCACCGAGCGCAAAGCCGGGATTGTCGGTGCGGTGCTCAGCGGCATCGACATGCTGTTCAACCTGCTGGCACTCAAGGGGCCGGGATCGCTGGCCGAGGTCGGCCCCGAAGTGGATGCCGCCGAGGCAGCGGAGATGGCCGACCTGACCGATAAAGTCGGGACGCCGATGGGTGGGCCTCAGCCGACGATTGCCACGCCCCTGATTGAAGACACCCCGCGCCCGGTCATTCCGCCGAGCTGGCAAGCCAATGAGTTGCTCGACGGTATTACGCCGGTGAGCGAACCCGGAAAATTCCAGGGCATTTATCTGCTCGATTCGAACCCCTCAACCGCCATCCTGATGGACGACACCGCCTATTACGTACGCTACGAAGCCGACATCAACGGCAGCGGACACTGGGCGGTCATCGATCCTGGGAACCCCCACGGCTTTACTCGCTCGATCCCGGTACGCCTGAACCCTGAGGGTGAATGGGAAACCATGCCCCGCGCAGGACTCAGCGGCGGCGGCAAGTTTTCGGGCCTGGCCGGATCGAGCAGCCGCAACCCGGTGGCCGCCCTGCCCGCCTCGCAATACGACGTACCCGCACCGCTCAAGGCGCATCTGGAGGAAGGCGCAGCGGGACTGAATGACGAAGCCCTGCGTGACTTCTACGACAGCTTGAACGAGTTCGATGCCTACCGCGATTTCAAGGTCATCCGCAAACGCCTGTATCGCGACGCGCTGGATTTTTACAGCACCTTGCGCCTGCCCGATCGTCCTCCGGTGCCCGCTCTGGCGGCGAACGCGACTGCTGAGGAGATCATCGAAAAAATTCTCGAACATGCCCGAGGCATGGTGCTCGGCGAGAGCCACACGGCCATCGGCAGCAAGCAATGGCTGATCGAGAACATGCAATTGCTCGCCAGCAAACAGGTGAAGAGCCTGTATATGGAACACCTGCTGACCGACTTCCATCAAGCCGCGCTGGATGAGTTCTTCCGCACCGGCAACATGCCGCAAAAACTCGAGGCTTATCTCAAGGCACTCGACGTCGGCAACATGACCGATCCGCTGGAGCGCTACACGTTTCTGGAACTGGTCAAGGAAGCCAGAAAGCAGGGGATCCATGTACAAGCCATCGATTGCATGGCGAGTTACCGACTCAACGGCATGGACTTGCCATTGGGCAACAACACCGCGCGGCAGAAAATGATGAATTACTTCGCCCGCCTGGTGATCCGAGCTGACCAGTCCGCACGCGGCGCGCACAAATGGGTGGCGCTGATGGGCAACTCTCACTCCAACACTTTTGATGGGGTTGCCGGCGTCAGCGAACTGGAAGAGGCGATCGGTATACGCGTCGAGGATGTCGCCGAAGGAACTTCACGGGGCATTGAAGTCGATCCCGGGAGAATCCTGCCGTTGGGCGGTACGGCGCACGATCGTTCCGCGTTGGTCAGAGGCGACTTGCGCCTGCAAATCGAAACACCCTGGACCGCGCACACCATGACCGAATTCGAAACTCTGCTGCCGCGCTACGGCATGTACTCCCTGAAGCAGCAACCCAACATGACCTTCATCGTCCATCGCAGTCGCACGCGAGAGCTGGTACGGACCATCATCGAGACCGACGGCACGCGCTTCTACATCGAACGCCCCGGCTGGCCTTCGGTGAGCGGTAAACGCTACCCGAGCATGAAAGCGCTGCTGCAGGCACTGGATGACATGGGCATGCAACTGGGCGGCTGGTCAAAACCGCTGTAA